One window from the genome of Pseudonocardia hierapolitana encodes:
- a CDS encoding LysR family transcriptional regulator: protein MTAPTRIAGAADRPGRGDLVDIRQIQYFTTIVREGSFSRAARKLYVGQPALSKQVQALERELGVELLVRLPDGVRPTLAGARLDGMAQTLLGYVDDIKSAVREAAASLVGTVRLGLSPSLVSGLAGYLEERFAKEHQQARIEIVEALPMFLGEWVEEGRLDLGIFTHQPGHANPHLSVTAVGSDEMLLVGSQGMLSDIGDHATPSVLQSLRLVLTPGFHDLLRSSVELGHVSEDIGSRTDSIHMVRDLVVRGEYCSILPYAFVRDDLDAGILRAVPFAPVLERQLVAVTRAGRQPSPAVRAVVEMVRVRLGEFAELRVRSASTPDGGSVDRSGAAIRPSES, encoded by the coding sequence GTGACAGCGCCCACCCGGATCGCCGGCGCGGCCGACCGCCCGGGACGGGGTGATCTGGTGGATATCCGGCAGATCCAGTACTTCACGACGATCGTCCGCGAGGGGAGCTTCAGCCGCGCCGCCCGCAAGCTGTACGTCGGCCAGCCTGCTCTCAGCAAGCAGGTCCAGGCGCTCGAGCGTGAGCTGGGCGTCGAGCTACTCGTGCGACTTCCCGATGGTGTCCGTCCGACGTTGGCCGGCGCCCGCCTGGACGGGATGGCCCAGACCCTTCTCGGCTACGTGGACGACATCAAGTCGGCGGTTCGGGAGGCAGCTGCATCGCTGGTGGGAACCGTGCGACTCGGTCTGTCGCCGTCGCTCGTCTCCGGGCTGGCCGGTTACCTGGAGGAGAGATTCGCCAAGGAGCACCAGCAGGCCCGCATCGAGATCGTCGAGGCTTTGCCGATGTTCCTCGGGGAATGGGTCGAGGAGGGGCGATTGGACCTCGGCATCTTCACCCACCAGCCCGGTCACGCGAACCCGCACCTGTCGGTCACCGCGGTCGGTTCGGACGAGATGCTGCTCGTCGGGAGTCAGGGCATGCTCTCCGACATCGGCGACCACGCCACTCCGAGCGTTCTCCAGTCCCTCCGGCTGGTCCTGACCCCGGGCTTCCACGATCTCCTGCGCTCGAGCGTGGAGCTGGGGCACGTCTCGGAGGACATCGGTTCTCGCACGGACTCCATCCACATGGTGAGGGATCTCGTGGTGCGGGGAGAGTACTGCTCGATCCTCCCGTACGCGTTCGTTCGGGACGACCTGGACGCGGGCATCCTCAGGGCGGTGCCGTTCGCGCCCGTACTGGAGCGGCAGCTCGTGGCGGTGACCCGCGCCGGACGTCAGCCCTCGCCGGCTGTGCGTGCCGTCGTCGAGATGGTCCGGGTACGACTCGGCGAGTTCGCCGAACTCCGGGTCCGGTCGGCGAGCACACCCGACGGTGGATCGGTGGATCGCTCCGGCGCGGCGATCCGGCCCAGCGAGTCGTAG
- a CDS encoding MFS transporter → MTQSSSVEAERRARRNIRLGSLGAALEYYDFVVYLYVATLIGQAFFPADMSPTMRLVQTFAIYSTGLLIRPVAGILIARVADRVGRKRLFILTVVVMSVATLLIGLLPTHDQIGVLAPVLLLLLRVAQGCAVGGEIPAAAVFVTEHARPNSVARAGAFQQMTAYSGFLLGAAAAFVAGLVATHLTPELPSLAWRLPFIVGGLLGVVAIYLRRRIDETPAFVRETVEEGKRRAAPVREVLSTHRRSVGYAVLLVVALTLVNVTYFNFWPTYLQTVLGYSSTTALVASLISIAGAMLGMPAWGYVADWFGWSRMLLWAGLSTAVTTVLLLVVLPTLPPGSGLAVWIQLPAALSAGGIAASASGLVSAIFPTEVRQTGFSLPYNLVVAVLGGFLNLILVWLVASVGLGAPMYVVLVACGLTIVAAFVVLRVPIHLGRGARPTHGFSKAGDPAAAGRPGLEGAMP, encoded by the coding sequence ATGACGCAATCATCGTCGGTCGAGGCCGAACGGAGGGCCAGGCGGAACATCCGCCTGGGCTCGTTGGGCGCCGCACTCGAATACTACGACTTCGTCGTCTACCTCTATGTGGCGACCTTGATCGGCCAGGCATTCTTCCCGGCGGACATGTCGCCGACGATGAGGCTGGTCCAGACCTTCGCCATCTACTCGACCGGTCTCCTGATCAGGCCGGTCGCCGGGATCCTCATCGCCCGGGTGGCCGACCGGGTCGGGCGGAAGCGGCTGTTCATCCTGACGGTGGTCGTCATGTCGGTGGCCACGCTGCTCATCGGGCTGCTGCCGACCCACGACCAGATCGGCGTGCTCGCGCCGGTGCTCCTGTTGCTGCTGCGGGTCGCCCAGGGCTGTGCGGTGGGTGGGGAGATCCCCGCGGCCGCGGTCTTCGTCACCGAGCACGCCCGGCCGAACAGCGTCGCGCGGGCGGGCGCCTTCCAGCAGATGACGGCGTACAGCGGGTTCCTGCTCGGCGCGGCGGCCGCGTTCGTGGCCGGCCTCGTGGCGACGCACCTGACACCGGAGCTGCCCTCGCTCGCGTGGCGACTTCCGTTCATCGTCGGTGGGTTGCTCGGGGTCGTGGCGATCTACCTGCGCCGCAGGATCGACGAGACGCCCGCATTCGTCCGCGAGACCGTCGAGGAGGGCAAGCGTCGGGCCGCTCCTGTCCGTGAGGTGCTCAGCACGCATCGCCGTTCGGTCGGGTACGCAGTCCTCCTCGTCGTCGCCCTGACGCTCGTGAACGTCACCTACTTCAACTTCTGGCCGACCTACCTGCAGACCGTCCTCGGCTACTCCTCGACGACGGCCCTGGTCGCCAGCCTGATCTCGATCGCGGGTGCCATGCTGGGCATGCCGGCATGGGGCTACGTCGCCGATTGGTTCGGTTGGAGCCGGATGCTGCTCTGGGCCGGTCTGTCGACCGCGGTGACCACGGTGTTGCTGCTGGTGGTCCTCCCCACCCTGCCACCGGGTTCCGGGCTCGCCGTGTGGATCCAACTGCCCGCGGCGCTGTCGGCCGGCGGGATCGCGGCCTCAGCCTCTGGCTTGGTCTCTGCCATCTTCCCGACCGAGGTGCGACAGACCGGCTTCTCGCTGCCCTACAACCTGGTCGTCGCGGTGCTCGGCGGCTTCCTCAACCTGATCCTGGTGTGGCTGGTCGCGAGCGTCGGTCTCGGGGCGCCGATGTACGTCGTGCTGGTCGCGTGCGGCCTGACGATCGTCGCCGCTTTCGTCGTTCTGCGGGTCCCCATCCACCTCGGCCGAGGAGCCCGCCCGACCCACGGGTTCTCGAAGGCCGGCGACCCCGCAGCAGCCGGCCGGCCCGGACTCGAAGGAGCGATGCCATGA
- a CDS encoding ArsR/SmtB family transcription factor yields MLRIHLTPHDIATLRLLPSLGPLGETLHSMTALRRQPDGVALSTWRRQVHRTLDTGLRRLPAAITSAHSHLALAGIADARAEPVRREFATAANAVLAADRDRTRARADADLHVKPAECLRNELRELGDECGIPLRFLHQICAYHRSAIAPVWGIVRAQHANDRTSRARTMMEQGVEGLLNTLHPRVRWSSPTLSLLDGTDGEIHLDGRGLALVPSFFLRKPVLLLDPAASGATAVLIYPIRLDTTRLVDIWTTTDAEWAIGKLLGRTRAQTLAAIASGTSTTGDIARRIGVSAAAVSQHLNVLRDARLIVTHRHGADSAHSITARGLDLLERWDSGSS; encoded by the coding sequence GTGCTCCGCATCCATCTGACACCGCACGACATCGCCACACTCCGGCTGCTCCCCTCGCTCGGTCCGCTGGGGGAGACGCTCCACAGCATGACGGCCCTGCGCCGCCAGCCCGACGGCGTTGCGTTGTCCACATGGCGACGGCAGGTGCACCGCACCCTCGACACCGGACTCCGTCGCCTCCCCGCTGCGATCACGAGCGCGCACTCCCACCTCGCGCTCGCCGGCATTGCGGACGCGCGGGCCGAACCGGTGCGTCGCGAGTTCGCGACCGCGGCCAACGCGGTCCTCGCCGCGGACCGGGACCGAACCCGGGCCCGGGCGGACGCCGACCTCCACGTCAAGCCGGCGGAGTGTCTCCGGAACGAGCTTCGTGAACTGGGCGACGAGTGCGGCATCCCGTTGCGGTTCCTGCACCAGATCTGCGCCTACCACCGATCAGCCATCGCTCCCGTCTGGGGCATCGTCCGAGCGCAGCATGCGAACGACCGGACGAGCCGGGCCCGCACCATGATGGAGCAGGGCGTCGAGGGTCTGCTGAACACATTGCACCCTCGGGTGCGCTGGAGCTCGCCGACCCTGTCCCTGCTCGACGGCACCGACGGCGAGATACACCTCGACGGCCGCGGCCTGGCGCTGGTGCCCTCGTTCTTCTTGCGGAAGCCCGTTCTGTTGCTCGATCCGGCCGCATCCGGCGCCACGGCCGTCCTGATCTACCCGATACGTCTGGACACGACACGGCTCGTGGACATCTGGACCACGACCGACGCCGAATGGGCGATCGGGAAACTGCTCGGCCGGACCCGTGCCCAGACCCTGGCGGCGATCGCATCCGGCACCAGCACCACCGGCGACATCGCGCGACGGATCGGCGTCAGCGCGGCCGCCGTGAGCCAGCACCTCAACGTGCTCCGCGACGCCCGTCTGATCGTCACCCACCGCCACGGTGCCGACTCAGCCCATTCGATCACGGCGCGCGGTCTCGACCTGCTCGAGCGATGGGACAGCGGCTCCTCATGA
- a CDS encoding type 1 glutamine amidotransferase domain-containing protein has translation MARVLMVVTGADTLTLADGTSHATGFWAEEVAASHEVLRAAGVEVDIATPGGASATVDPISLDGRGGVSEADAARFRAYLDTIADELAEPRSLADVEVADYDAVYIPGGHGPMADLAVDADLGRLLVDADGRGQVIAALCHGPAGLLSALRPDGRFAFAGRTLTVFSDEEEHQGGLGEAVPYFVEARLRELGAVVEPGPAWGSRVVVDRNLVTGQNPQSSVDTARQVLVALGNS, from the coding sequence ATGGCGCGAGTACTGATGGTCGTGACGGGAGCCGACACGCTGACCCTGGCCGACGGCACGTCGCACGCCACCGGGTTCTGGGCCGAGGAGGTGGCCGCATCGCACGAGGTGCTGCGCGCGGCGGGCGTCGAGGTGGATATCGCGACGCCCGGTGGCGCCTCGGCCACCGTCGACCCGATCAGTCTGGACGGGCGCGGTGGCGTCTCGGAGGCGGACGCGGCCCGGTTCCGCGCCTACCTCGACACGATCGCGGACGAGCTGGCCGAGCCGCGGTCGCTCGCCGACGTCGAGGTGGCCGACTACGACGCGGTGTACATCCCCGGCGGGCACGGCCCGATGGCCGACCTGGCCGTCGACGCCGATCTGGGGCGGCTGCTCGTCGATGCGGACGGGCGCGGACAGGTGATCGCGGCGCTCTGCCACGGCCCCGCCGGGCTGCTCAGCGCGCTCCGCCCGGACGGCCGTTTCGCGTTCGCCGGTCGCACGTTGACGGTCTTCAGCGACGAGGAGGAGCACCAGGGCGGGCTGGGTGAGGCCGTCCCGTACTTCGTCGAGGCCCGGCTCCGTGAGCTCGGCGCCGTCGTCGAGCCCGGCCCCGCGTGGGGGAGCAGGGTGGTCGTCGACCGCAATCTCGTCACCGGTCAGAACCCGCAGTCGAGCGTCGACACCGCCCGCCAGGTGCTCGTCGCGCTCGGCAACTCATGA
- a CDS encoding sigma-70 family RNA polymerase sigma factor: MTADLLSRARAGDGDAFREITEPHRRELQVHCYRMLGSLQDAEDVLQDTMLAAWQGLGGYEDRASIRTWLYRIATNRCLNALRDARRRPPREWSAPDVEPPAPTRLGEVVWLQPYPDSLLESPEAHHERTEAITLAFVTALQVLPARQRAVLILREVLGYPAAEVATMLDSTVDSVNSALKRARAALRRPTREPAPAPGSPDEQALVARFVRAYDTGNVEALVALLTADAVLSMPPIPFEYHGRDAVARFLADVAMRQGRTFDLVPTRANGQPAFGVYLRGTDGAHHAHGLDVLTLAGDRICAITHFDADVLGSFGLPRALTGRPDAL; the protein is encoded by the coding sequence GTGACAGCCGATCTGCTGAGCAGGGCACGGGCCGGCGACGGCGACGCGTTCCGGGAGATCACCGAGCCGCACCGGCGGGAGCTGCAGGTGCACTGCTACCGGATGCTCGGCTCGCTGCAGGACGCCGAGGACGTCCTGCAGGACACGATGCTGGCGGCGTGGCAAGGCCTCGGCGGGTACGAGGACCGGGCGTCGATCCGCACGTGGCTCTACCGGATCGCCACCAACCGGTGCCTCAACGCGCTACGTGACGCCCGCAGGCGGCCTCCGCGGGAGTGGAGCGCCCCCGACGTCGAACCGCCGGCGCCGACCCGCCTCGGCGAGGTCGTGTGGCTCCAGCCGTATCCCGACTCCCTCCTCGAGAGCCCGGAGGCCCACCACGAGCGGACCGAGGCCATCACCCTCGCGTTCGTCACCGCACTGCAGGTGCTGCCTGCCCGCCAGCGCGCCGTGCTCATCCTGCGCGAGGTGCTCGGCTACCCGGCTGCCGAGGTGGCCACGATGCTCGACTCGACGGTCGACTCGGTCAACAGCGCCCTCAAGCGGGCCCGGGCGGCTCTGCGGCGGCCGACCCGTGAACCTGCTCCCGCTCCCGGCTCGCCCGACGAGCAGGCGCTCGTGGCGCGGTTCGTCCGCGCCTACGACACCGGCAACGTCGAGGCGCTGGTCGCTCTGCTCACCGCGGACGCCGTCCTGTCGATGCCGCCGATCCCCTTCGAGTACCACGGCCGCGACGCCGTGGCCCGCTTCTTGGCCGACGTCGCAATGCGGCAGGGCCGGACCTTCGACCTCGTGCCGACCCGGGCCAACGGGCAGCCCGCGTTCGGGGTCTACCTCCGCGGCACGGATGGCGCCCACCACGCACACGGCCTCGACGTCCTCACCCTCGCAGGCGACCGGATCTGCGCGATCACCCACTTCGACGCCGACGTGCTCGGGTCGTTCGGGCTACCGCGGGCGCTCACCGGCCGGCCGGACGCGCTCTGA
- a CDS encoding fumarylacetoacetate hydrolase family protein has product MKWVTYEAGDGVRTGVLDGDSVRGLAAGTTLEGLLASGSLTEAGEDALRAPAEVRGLADVRLLAPLRRPPSVRDGLCFLDHLRGCYRALGRDDQLAEVWSHSPAFYFANADAIVGPYDDVPISPGSTMFDFELELGAVIGRGGRDLHPHRAEGHIAGFTLYNDWTARDHQLMDMAQGIGMAKSKDSAITLGPALVTVDELEPYRRDGRLVLELSATVNGEELTRGTLAQMDWTFGELLAYISRGTDLPPGALIGSGTVPGGCLLEHVDTPELGDFTRWLQPGDVVSLSGVGLGETRQTVTQGIGVIPLRLEEESRAGRR; this is encoded by the coding sequence ATGAAGTGGGTCACCTACGAGGCGGGAGACGGCGTCCGCACCGGCGTGCTCGACGGCGATTCCGTCCGAGGGCTCGCCGCGGGCACGACCCTGGAGGGGCTGCTGGCGAGTGGCAGTCTCACCGAGGCGGGAGAGGACGCACTGCGCGCGCCCGCGGAGGTCCGCGGGCTGGCCGATGTCCGGCTGCTCGCCCCGCTGCGTCGTCCGCCGTCGGTGCGGGACGGGCTGTGCTTCCTCGACCACCTCCGCGGGTGCTACCGGGCGCTCGGCCGGGACGACCAGTTGGCCGAGGTGTGGTCGCACAGCCCCGCCTTCTACTTCGCCAACGCGGACGCGATCGTCGGGCCGTACGACGATGTCCCGATCTCGCCGGGTTCCACGATGTTCGACTTCGAACTCGAGCTCGGCGCCGTGATCGGGCGGGGTGGCCGCGACCTGCACCCGCACCGGGCCGAGGGGCACATCGCCGGCTTCACGCTCTACAACGACTGGACCGCGCGCGACCACCAGCTCATGGACATGGCCCAGGGCATCGGGATGGCCAAGAGCAAGGACAGCGCCATCACGCTGGGGCCTGCGCTGGTCACCGTCGACGAGCTCGAACCGTACCGCCGGGACGGGCGTCTGGTGCTCGAGCTGTCCGCGACGGTCAACGGTGAGGAGCTGACCAGGGGAACGCTCGCCCAGATGGACTGGACCTTCGGTGAGCTCCTCGCCTACATCTCGCGGGGGACGGATCTCCCGCCCGGGGCGCTGATCGGGTCCGGCACGGTTCCCGGTGGCTGCCTGCTCGAGCACGTCGACACCCCCGAGCTGGGGGATTTCACGCGCTGGCTGCAGCCGGGGGACGTGGTTAGCCTCAGCGGGGTGGGGCTGGGGGAGACCCGGCAGACCGTGACGCAGGGGATCGGCGTCATCCCGCTGCGACTCGAGGAGGAGTCCCGTGCCGGACGTCGATGA
- a CDS encoding LysR family transcriptional regulator codes for MIELHLLETFLEIYRSGSVTTASARLGLSQPAASARLARLEEQLGEPLFVRAGRGLSPNARADELAGRAGPHLDQLRHALDQAGRLDGHRGTVHIGGAGEIMAARILPALAPLAAGGMRLRVTIGLADDLLTALGNARLDLVVSAVRPTRSGLVATPLIDEEFLLVGAPTLARTIDAAALVTDPVAALSHLPLVGYADDLPIVRRYWRSEFGRRPPNPVAVVVPDLRAVLAAVIAGAGVSVLPRYLTEAALAAGSVEQLHQPQVSPLNTLYLATQRAALEDPALALVHRHLLERARGWGTL; via the coding sequence ATGATCGAGCTTCATCTGCTCGAGACGTTCCTGGAGATCTATCGCAGCGGCTCGGTGACCACCGCGAGCGCGCGTCTCGGACTCAGCCAGCCCGCCGCCAGCGCCCGGCTGGCCCGGTTGGAGGAGCAGCTCGGCGAGCCGCTGTTCGTACGGGCGGGCCGCGGCCTCTCCCCGAACGCGCGCGCCGACGAGCTCGCCGGCCGTGCCGGCCCCCACCTCGACCAGCTGCGTCACGCCCTCGATCAGGCCGGCCGGCTCGACGGCCACCGCGGCACCGTGCACATCGGCGGCGCGGGCGAGATCATGGCGGCGCGCATCCTCCCCGCGCTGGCACCGCTCGCCGCCGGTGGGATGCGGCTGCGCGTGACGATCGGCCTGGCCGACGACCTGCTGACAGCGTTGGGGAACGCCCGCCTCGACCTCGTCGTCTCCGCCGTCCGTCCCACCCGGTCGGGCCTCGTCGCCACCCCGCTCATCGACGAGGAGTTCCTGCTCGTCGGTGCGCCCACACTCGCCCGCACGATCGACGCCGCGGCGCTGGTAACCGACCCGGTTGCCGCGCTGTCCCACCTGCCTCTCGTCGGCTACGCCGACGACCTCCCCATCGTGCGCAGGTACTGGCGCAGCGAGTTCGGCAGGCGCCCGCCCAACCCGGTCGCCGTCGTGGTCCCCGACCTGCGCGCTGTGCTCGCGGCAGTCATCGCGGGCGCGGGAGTATCGGTGCTGCCCCGGTACCTCACCGAAGCGGCGCTCGCCGCCGGCTCGGTCGAGCAGCTGCACCAGCCGCAGGTCAGCCCGCTCAACACGCTGTACCTGGCCACTCAGCGGGCAGCTCTGGAAGACCCCGCCCTCGCGCTCGTCCACCGCCATCTCCTCGAGCGCGCCCGCGGCTGGGGAACGCTCTGA
- a CDS encoding AMP-binding protein produces MPDVDDTVERWLSEYGAPDANVATLLCDRHDPDTVAFRFVDEDLAGSTMTYRELADRSRRLATALADRGVKREERVAVLMSKRPELVVTLLALWRLGAVHVPLFTAFAEGAIRLRVESARARLVLTEPEQRAKLDALEDVDVLETGADFDRLVSDSAPWTTSETVGGDGAFLQLYTSGTTGKPKGVVVPVRALAAFHSYLHYGLDVRAEDVYWNAADPGWAYGLYYGIVAPMVGGRANLLFRGAFTPASTTAVMQRFGVTNFAGAPTMYRAMSKAATGPVPLRRASSAGEPLTPDVVGWGETTFGVPIGDHYGQTELGMVIGNHWHDDVVRPIRAGSMGHPLPGFVAAVVDGQIAVDAPASPLFWFGGYQDAPEKTAERFTDAGRWYLTGDAGRTDEDGYFFFTARDDDVILASGYRIGPFDVESVLITHPAVIDVAVVGRPDPEGVRGEIVEAFVVTSTPSEAHDALARELQLLVRDTYSRHAYPRAVHFVEALPKTPSGKIQRFLLRRG; encoded by the coding sequence GTGCCGGACGTCGATGACACCGTCGAGCGCTGGCTGAGCGAGTACGGCGCGCCCGACGCGAACGTCGCCACCCTGCTGTGCGACCGCCACGACCCGGACACCGTCGCCTTCCGGTTCGTGGACGAGGACCTGGCCGGGTCGACGATGACCTACCGCGAGCTCGCCGACCGGTCCCGCCGCCTCGCGACCGCCCTCGCCGACCGGGGGGTGAAGCGTGAGGAGCGGGTGGCGGTCCTGATGTCCAAGCGCCCCGAACTCGTCGTCACGCTGCTGGCGCTGTGGCGGCTGGGTGCGGTGCACGTGCCGCTGTTCACGGCCTTCGCCGAGGGCGCGATCCGGCTGCGGGTCGAGAGCGCGCGGGCCCGGCTGGTCCTGACCGAGCCGGAGCAGCGGGCGAAGCTCGACGCCCTCGAGGATGTCGACGTGCTCGAGACCGGCGCGGACTTCGACCGGCTCGTCAGCGACAGCGCGCCGTGGACCACGTCCGAGACCGTCGGCGGCGATGGCGCCTTCCTGCAGCTCTACACCAGCGGCACGACCGGGAAGCCGAAGGGCGTCGTCGTCCCCGTGCGGGCGCTCGCCGCCTTCCACAGCTACCTGCACTACGGGCTCGACGTGCGAGCCGAGGACGTCTACTGGAACGCGGCGGACCCGGGCTGGGCCTATGGGCTCTACTACGGCATCGTCGCGCCGATGGTGGGCGGGCGGGCCAACCTGCTGTTCCGCGGGGCGTTCACCCCGGCGTCGACGACCGCCGTGATGCAGCGGTTCGGCGTCACCAACTTCGCCGGTGCCCCCACCATGTACCGGGCGATGAGCAAGGCGGCGACCGGGCCGGTCCCGCTGCGCCGCGCCTCGTCCGCCGGTGAGCCGCTCACCCCGGACGTGGTGGGGTGGGGGGAGACGACGTTCGGGGTCCCGATCGGGGACCACTACGGCCAGACCGAGCTGGGCATGGTCATCGGCAACCACTGGCACGACGACGTCGTGCGGCCGATCCGGGCGGGCTCGATGGGGCACCCGCTGCCCGGCTTCGTCGCCGCGGTGGTGGACGGCCAGATCGCCGTGGACGCGCCCGCGAGCCCGCTGTTCTGGTTCGGCGGTTACCAGGACGCGCCGGAGAAGACGGCCGAGCGCTTCACCGACGCCGGGAGGTGGTACCTGACCGGAGATGCCGGCCGCACGGACGAGGACGGGTACTTCTTCTTCACCGCCCGCGACGACGATGTCATCCTGGCTTCGGGGTATCGCATCGGTCCGTTCGATGTCGAGAGCGTGCTGATCACGCACCCTGCTGTCATCGACGTTGCCGTGGTCGGCAGGCCGGACCCCGAGGGCGTCCGCGGGGAGATCGTCGAGGCGTTCGTCGTCACGAGCACCCCATCGGAAGCGCACGACGCGCTGGCCCGCGAGCTGCAGCTCCTCGTCCGGGACACGTATTCGCGCCACGCCTACCCCCGCGCCGTCCACTTCGTCGAGGCGCTGCCGAAGACGCCGAGCGGCAAGATCCAGCGATTCCTGTTGCGGCGAGGCTGA
- a CDS encoding SDR family NAD(P)-dependent oxidoreductase gives MMMLKDKIVVIYGGGAVGGAVARASAQAGARVHLAGRSRARLEEVASEIGAAVAVVDALDERAVAEHADAVAAEAGGIDVALNAVSFPFAHDAPFVELTVEEVMRPVEAYLRTNLITAKAVAQHMGARGSGTILTLSAGAARAANAGSLGYGTACAAIETLTQRLAVELGPSGVRVVCLRPHLIADAPAHGSYTGALFERRAAAAGVGVEQLLANVPRNVTLLGRLPTLADVADAAVFTASDHAGAITGTVIDLTSGNAVRTTAGGLVGLLD, from the coding sequence ATGATGATGCTGAAGGACAAGATCGTGGTGATCTACGGCGGCGGAGCGGTCGGCGGTGCCGTCGCCCGCGCGTCTGCGCAGGCCGGTGCGCGCGTCCATCTGGCGGGACGATCGCGGGCCCGTCTCGAGGAGGTGGCGAGCGAGATCGGGGCCGCCGTGGCCGTGGTGGACGCGCTGGACGAGCGGGCCGTCGCGGAACACGCCGACGCCGTGGCGGCGGAGGCGGGCGGGATCGACGTCGCCCTCAACGCGGTGTCCTTCCCGTTCGCGCACGACGCGCCGTTCGTCGAACTGACCGTCGAGGAGGTCATGCGCCCGGTCGAGGCCTACCTGCGGACCAACCTGATCACGGCGAAGGCCGTGGCGCAGCACATGGGGGCGCGTGGGTCGGGAACGATCCTGACCCTCTCGGCGGGCGCTGCCCGGGCCGCGAACGCAGGCAGCCTCGGTTACGGCACCGCGTGCGCTGCGATCGAGACACTGACCCAGCGGCTCGCGGTTGAGCTGGGGCCCAGCGGCGTCCGCGTGGTCTGCCTGAGGCCGCACCTGATCGCGGACGCTCCCGCCCACGGCTCCTACACCGGCGCGCTGTTCGAGCGGCGCGCCGCCGCGGCGGGCGTCGGCGTCGAGCAGCTGCTCGCGAACGTGCCGCGGAACGTGACGCTGCTGGGCCGGCTCCCGACGCTCGCCGACGTCGCCGACGCAGCCGTGTTCACGGCATCCGACCACGCCGGTGCGATCACCGGCACCGTGATCGACCTGACCTCCGGCAACGCCGTGCGCACCACCGCGGGAGGGCTCGTCGGTCTCCTCGACTAG
- a CDS encoding DUF4328 domain-containing protein — MHPGTTSPSPPIAVRPLGGLATAASILIGISAVAWATTTHIAGWTAYATLARLRGEPVDAIGVQATGIGPIKASVINQGIAVLVALAAAIVFIVWLSRARDNAERLSDRPMRLAKGWAAGAWFVPVANLVLPVIVAVDVWLASAPQGRPSGAGLVGLWWTVAVGTWLLWPVSALARTLVQDDGYYVSAVLGTIQGLLTVVAAALAVAVIQRITRWQTAR, encoded by the coding sequence ATGCACCCCGGAACGACCAGCCCCTCTCCGCCGATCGCCGTCCGACCGCTCGGCGGGCTCGCCACCGCCGCGTCGATCCTGATCGGCATCAGCGCGGTGGCGTGGGCGACAACGACGCACATCGCGGGCTGGACCGCGTACGCCACGCTCGCGCGGCTACGGGGCGAGCCGGTCGACGCGATCGGCGTGCAGGCGACGGGGATCGGGCCGATCAAGGCCAGCGTGATCAATCAGGGCATCGCCGTCCTGGTCGCGCTGGCGGCGGCCATCGTGTTCATCGTGTGGCTCAGCAGGGCGCGGGACAACGCCGAGCGGTTGTCGGACCGCCCCATGAGGCTGGCGAAGGGCTGGGCGGCGGGTGCGTGGTTCGTGCCGGTGGCCAACCTGGTGCTGCCCGTGATCGTCGCGGTGGACGTCTGGCTCGCCAGCGCACCGCAGGGGCGGCCGAGCGGGGCCGGGCTGGTCGGGCTCTGGTGGACCGTCGCGGTCGGGACGTGGTTGCTGTGGCCGGTGTCCGCGCTCGCACGGACTCTCGTGCAGGACGACGGCTACTACGTCTCGGCCGTGCTGGGCACCATCCAGGGCCTGCTGACGGTCGTGGCCGCGGCGCTCGCCGTCGCCGTCATCCAGCGGATCACCCGCTGGCAGACCGCCCGCTGA